The window CCGATCCCCGCCGATGACACTGCGACACGGGTCATACACCTACGGGTGGCAGCAGCCGAGAATATTCGACAATGGGCGAAAGCCTGATCGAGCGACGCCGCGTGGTGGATGAAGCACTTCGGTGCGTAAACACCTTTTATGAGGGAAGAAGTTCGCCGCACCTCATTGCATTCGGTGCGGACATTTCGATATATCGAAATTTCGAAATATCGAAATGTCCGCCGCACCGAGTGCAGCGAGGTGCGGCGGATTGACGGTACCTCATGAATAAGGGGCTCCTAATCACGTGCCAGCAGGAGCGGTAATACGTGAGCCCCAAGCGTTATCCGGAATCACTGGGCGTAAAGGGTGTGTAGGCGGCCGCGTTAGTCCTCCGTTAAATCCCACGGCTCAACCGTGGAGCTGCGGAGGATACGGCGCGGCTTGAGGGCGCGAGAGGTGTGCGGAACTCACGGTGTAGGGGTGAAATCCGTTGATATCGTGGGGAACACCAAAAGCGAAGGCAGCACACTGGCGCGCCCCTGACGCTGAAACACGAAAGCGTGGGTAGCGAAGCAGATTAGATACCTGCGTAGTCCACGCCCTAAACTCTGTCCGCTAGCTTTTCGGAGTATCGACCCTCTGGGAGGCGAAGCTAACGCGTTAAGCGGACCGCCTGGGAACTACGGCCGCAAGGCTAAAACTCAAAGGAATAGACGGGGACCAGCACAAGCGGTGGATCATGTGGTTCAATTCGATGGTAAACGAAGAACCTCACCAGGGCTTGAAATCCAGATGAACTCGCCTCGAAAGGGGTGCGGCCTTCACAAGAGGCATCTGGACAGGTGCTGCATGGTTGTCGTCAGTTCGTGGCTTAAGTTGTTCCCTTTAGTGGGGTAACGAACGCAACCCCCGTCGCCTGTTATACGTGTCAGGCGAGACTGCCCAGCCCAAAGTGCGGCTCACTTCGGTTCGCCGCAGAATCAAGAAGTATGAAGTATGAAGTATGGAAATGTACGAAGAAAAACCATAATTCATGATTCATAATTCTTGCTTCTGCATCGAGCGGAGCGAGATGCATTTCGGGCTGGGAGGAAGGCGGGGATGACGCCAAATCAGCATGGCCCTCTGACGCCCTGGGCTACACACGTGATACAATGGCCGGTACAACGGGTCGCGACGGGGTAACCCTGAGCCAATCCTTATAAAGCCGGCCTCAGTTCGGATTGAGGTCTGCAACTCGACCTCATGAAGCTGGAATCGCTAGTAATCGCAGGTCAGCTATACTGCGGTGAATACGTTCTCTGGTCTTGTACTCACCGCCCGTCATGCTAAGGGAGCCGGGAATACCCGAAACCCCGCCCTTTGCTCGCGGAGCAAAGGGCGGGATATATCGAAATTTTGAAATATCGATATGTCCCGCCCTTTGTTCACTTCGTGAACAAAGGGCGGGGTTACGGTAAGCTCGGTGACAGGAGCAAAGTCGTTGAGACATACTGTCTTGTTGCGACCTATGTGAGCGATCACATAGTAAAACCCAACTGATATCGGTGAACCCCAGCGTACACAATTCACAATTTCTAATTTCAATTTTGAATTAGTCATTGAGAATTCGTAGTTGCGCCAGCTGGGCAATACCGAGGGAAGCCCACTAGGAGCTAGTTTTTTAACTGGTAACTAGTTGCGGCCCCGTAGAGACTTCCTGCACTTTTCTAGAAGTAGAAGGCGCAGGGGATGGCGTTGAAAAATTCACGCTATAAAACGTTGGCCCCAGCCGTAAAGTTTCCTAAAGAAACATTACGGCTGGGTGAAGATATAGTCCGTGCCTCAATGTAAATTGAGGGTAACACATGAACAAGGCACCGGTAGCGGAAGCTGTTGGTGGAATCATTCCTAGATCCCGTCCCAAGGCGCGTAAAGCGCGCCATGTTTAAATATTTAAATGTTTAAACATGGCCAAAATTCGCTTTGCGAATTTTGGCGAGGACTGATCAGGTCGGTCCGAGGGTGGAAGTTTTTCTTCCATTCCTCGGAATCATGCTGTGGCTGTCAGCTAAACCAGCTAGCGGAGTTAGATGCAAATTTAGCTTCCAACCGTGGACGGAACAAAAGAGGGAACAAAAAACACTCAAAAAACCGCTCAATCGAGCGGTTTTTTGCTTCGCAGCGAATAGCCGAAAGATTTTTATTGCACGTTAAAAAATCATGCTAGTCAAGTAGTATCTTGGTTGACAATCGTACATTCTCCTGTAAGCTATTGAAGTTGCCTAGATTTAGGCATCGAGATTAAACCTCTCTTTATATGGGAGGTTTTGTTTGTTCTTTGTTAACGGAAAGGAGGTGATGCCTATGTGGGTTTCGTGAGAGATACAAGGGTTTTTCCCGAGTTTTTCAACTGATGACAAACGGAAATGAAAGGGAAGATTCATGGTTTCGAAATTAAAGTTCTTGGTCGCAGTATTGCTGATGATTGGTCTTGGTCTGCCCATGTCTATGGTGGCAGCCCCGGCGCCAGATGCAGTGTCTGTCCTTATTTTGGACAGCACAGTAAGCGGAGGGGCTCTATCGCGTGAGGCAGTACTCGCTGCCGCGAACGGGTTCACAGTGGTAGTTGACAGCGCCGCGGCCTGGGGCGCGAGAACTATGGCTGAATTCGCGACCTTTAGGGCGATCATTCTCGGTGATGCGACGTGCACGGGCGTTGGCGCGGTGGCCGCCGCCGAAGCAAACAAGGCAGTGTGGGGGCCAGCGATAGATGGCAACGTGATTATCAACGGTACGGACCCGGTATTTCACCAGGGCCAAGGCGGGGATGCGCTTACCGAAGGCAGCATTAAGTTTGCGGCTGATGAGCCAACTAAGACAGGCGCCTACATCAGTCTGAGCTGCTATTATGCCGGTGCAGCCTCTGGCACACCCGCGCCTGTGTTGGATCCTTTTGGCAGTTTTACGGTCGTTGGTCAGGGTGGATGCCCCGCAGATTCGCACATCGTGGCAGTGCACCCGGCGCTTGCTGGGATTACTGATGCCAGCCTGTCAAACTGGGGTTGTTCTACCCACAACGGGTTTGTGACGTATCCGGCGGACTTCCTCGTTCTTGCTATTTCCGAGGATATCCCTTCAACCTATGTGGCGCCTGATGGATCGACTGGCGCCCCCTATATTCTCGCGCGTGGTGAGACGCTCTCGCCGATTCTGTGCGGGAACGGGATTCTGGAGATGACCGAGGAGTGCGACGACGGTAACGTTGTCAACGGAGATGGATGTTCTGCCCAGTGCAAGATTGAGGTCTATGTACCTGCGTGCGGGAACGGAATCCTTGATTCAGGCGAGCAGTGCGACGACGGAAACCTGCTGAATGGGGACGGATGTTCGGATGTCTGTAAGTTCGAGAACCAAGACCCCGATTGTAAGAGCGCGTATCCTGATCCGGCGACCCTTTGGCCACCGAATCATAAGTACGTGACCGTTTCTGTTCTCGGTGTCACGGATCCTGACGGCGATGCAGTCGTTGTCATGGTGAACAGCGTGACGCAGGACGAGCCAGTAAATGGTCTCGGTGACGGCGACACCTCGCCCGATGCCGTGATTAATTCTGACGGTACAGTCAAGGTTCGCGCCGAACGCTCCGGAACCCCAAAGGTACCAGGTGATGGACGAGTCTATCACATTGGTTTCATGGCGGAAGACGGCATGGGCGGCAAGTGCGCCGGGACTGTCTTAGTGTGCGTGCCCCACGACATGGGACAGGGCAGCGTCTGTGTAGACGGCGGACCGCTGTATGACTCGCTCATGCCGTAGTAGTTAACCCTCCTTCCGTAATTTTGTAAGGCCGCCTCATCCTCTGAGGCATGGCAAACGGCCCGAGCTTATACCTTGCTCGGGCCGTTTCCTTTTGTCCAATTGTCCAACGATTAAAAATCGCTCCGTTGAGCGGTTTTTTGCGTCGCGTTTAATCGAAGGAGGATTTTAATCGCACATTAAATAATCATAGCAGTCAAGTATTACTTGTGTTGACAAACGTACATCCTCCTGTAAGCTATGGAAGTTGCCTAGTTTTAGGCATCGGTATCAAACCTCTCTTTATGGGAGGTCTTGTTTGTTCTTTGTTAACGGAAAGGAGGTGGTGCATTTGAGTGTCGCAGGTATCGCAGGACGATATTTTTTGCGAGAGGGACGGAGCGAATTGTTCACTCCGCCCGAGACGAATCCAGTCTACGGAAAAGGAACGATTGAATGTTACGACATTATGTAGCGACTGTTTTGGTTGTAGTGATGGCGCTTGTTGCGCCATTGCAATCGGCTCTCGCGGGCCATCTCACCGGTACTCCGGCAACGTACACGCTCGATGCAGACTTCGACGAGGGCACCCTCGTGAACGTCAACCATACTGATGTGACTGATCAACTTCAGCTCAACAGTGTAGCTAAGCCATTTGGTTTCATTTGGATCGCCGCATCCGATCGTGGAACGGTGATCAAGATTAACACAGTGACTGGCGCAATTCTCGGCGAATATCGGACTGCACCTGCAGGCCGCGCGCTTAACCCGTCTCGGACTACCGTTGACAGCAATGGCAGTGTCTGGGCAACAAACCGCAACGAAGGCGACTTTGTCGCAGCCAACGCCATTTCACCAGGTATTCCAGCCGCAGGTGGCGGCATGGGTTCTGTCGTCCACATCGGCCTTGAAGAAAACGGGCAGTGTGTGGATCGAAACGGCAATGCTGTTATTGATACGTCCGCGGGACTTGGCGATATTAAGCCATGGCTAAACGGCGGCGGTGTTGATAATCTTGGCGGTGTCTCAACCGCCGAGGACGAGTGTATTATTCACTACACGCGTGTCAACTCAACCTTTTCCCGGCATGTGTCTGTTAATACCAGCAACAATGTGTGGGTCTCTGGCATCGGGGATCGGAACTTCGACCTCGTTGACGGTGCGACTGGCATGATCATTAGTCAACAGCCATCCGTCGGCTTCGGGGGCTATGGCGGTTTGATTGACGGCGCAGGTGTTATCTGGTCTGCGCGGCCACTCCTGCGCTGGGATACGGCGCTTCCTTTAGTGGGGCCAAATGGGGATCCTGCGGGATTTAGCATCGGTCCGCCAGCGCCTGCAACCAATTGGTCCGGCCAAGGTGCGCCTGATAGTTATGGGCTCTGCATTGACCCATCTGGCAATGTCTGGAATACGCGCTTGTTCGGAAATGCGATTGACAAGTACGCGCCGGACGGCACACACCTCGGCACATTTGCCCATGGAAATGGTGAAGCGCAGGGCTGTGTCGCAGACACGAGTGGCCATATCTGGGTTGCACATTCTTTATTCGGTGCGACCACTGTTGGTCATTTACTGAATGACGGCACCTACGTGGGGAACGTGCCTCTTCCGGGAGGTGTCGGCCCAACTGGTCTTGCCGTGGATGCGGCTGGAAAAATTTGGTCTGCTAATATTAGCTCCAATAACGCCTCACGGATTGATCCCTCGTTGGGACCTATCGGTGGAGGCGGAGTTCCTGTCGGTGCCGTAGACATGACGGTCGCGCTCGGTGCGGGCGCAGGTCCGTATAATTATTCCGACATGACCGGCAGCACCCTGATTGCTGCGCCGAACAATGGCACATGGACGATCGTTCATGATAGCGGTGTCGTCGGGCAAGAGTGGGGCAAGGTGAGCTG is drawn from bacterium and contains these coding sequences:
- a CDS encoding myxococcus cysteine-rich repeat containing protein, producing MVSKLKFLVAVLLMIGLGLPMSMVAAPAPDAVSVLILDSTVSGGALSREAVLAAANGFTVVVDSAAAWGARTMAEFATFRAIILGDATCTGVGAVAAAEANKAVWGPAIDGNVIINGTDPVFHQGQGGDALTEGSIKFAADEPTKTGAYISLSCYYAGAASGTPAPVLDPFGSFTVVGQGGCPADSHIVAVHPALAGITDASLSNWGCSTHNGFVTYPADFLVLAISEDIPSTYVAPDGSTGAPYILARGETLSPILCGNGILEMTEECDDGNVVNGDGCSAQCKIEVYVPACGNGILDSGEQCDDGNLLNGDGCSDVCKFENQDPDCKSAYPDPATLWPPNHKYVTVSVLGVTDPDGDAVVVMVNSVTQDEPVNGLGDGDTSPDAVINSDGTVKVRAERSGTPKVPGDGRVYHIGFMAEDGMGGKCAGTVLVCVPHDMGQGSVCVDGGPLYDSLMP